A single window of Gossypium hirsutum isolate 1008001.06 chromosome A10, Gossypium_hirsutum_v2.1, whole genome shotgun sequence DNA harbors:
- the LOC107915527 gene encoding uncharacterized protein, with protein sequence MGLDAFIKMLRILERVAGDNVRSGGRGSVIERLRSNGVEIFRGIVGVASSLAEYWMEATERIMDDLDFTDKERDFSVLVEKAKIAKEVKRSERQNYEKGKVKRDSESTGSGMRPKKKARTDGSVRVGPTVAPAGVAICQLCNRRHPSECWRSTDACLRCRSIEYRVKDCPLRGNHVQALIVETIGVGPTEVRQPALVYAAHRREDRDAPDIITGSTHSYVVCPVSETLGISHESTSSEISMVSPLGQTIRVSKLFRDVLLEFQGTIFLADLMGLLFGEFDLILGIDWLVKHRVSLDYAEKMVVLRTEEDKEVFMIGERQSNLSNVISALVAEKLVRKGREAYLACISVSDSVNSSVKDICTVKNFPDVFPVELPGLPLSREVEFGIELIPGTTPVSIAPYRIAPKELAELKAQVQKLLDRKFIHPNVSLWGVPVLFVKKKDVLIDNILVYSRTEDEHDRHLRVVLQILREEQQNAKFIKCYYRCFVEGFLLIATLLTKLLRKGVPFVWTVVQQESFKKLKTVLTQAPVLIQPELSKDFVVYSNASHVGLGCVLMQNGKVVAYASRQLKTHEANYPMHDLELATVFFTLKIWRHYLYSERCTIYTDQKSLKYLLTQKELNFRQRQWVELLKDYDCSIEYHPRKANVVADALSRRAVADLIVLFARLRLYADGSLLAELWVRPMIDSDRVLHFRDRISVPDDENLRMWILREAHSSPYAMHPEGKKIHRDLRELYWWPGLKREVTEFVARCLTCQQVKAEHQLPSGLLQPVKIPMWKWERIVRLHGVLVSIISDRDPRFTSRFW encoded by the exons ATGGGTCTGGATGCCTTCATTAAAATGCTTCGAATTTTGGAGAGGGTTGCTGGGGATAATGTTAGATCTGGAGGCCGTGGGTCGGTTATAGAACGACTCCGGTCGAATGGGGTTGAGATATTTAGGGGCATTGTTGGAGTTGCTTCGAGTCTGGCCgagtattggatggaggccaCAGAGCGCATAATGGATGATTTGGATTTTACTGATAA GGAGCGGGATTTCTCAGTCTTGGTCGAGAAGGCCAAGATAGCCAAGGAGGTGAAGCGCTCTGAGCGTCAAAACTATGAGAAAGGGAAAGTAAAGAGGGATTCTGAGTCTACTGGTTCTgggatgaggcctaagaaaaaagcCAGGACTGACGGGTCCGTTAGAGTTGGGCCTACTGTTGCACCTGCTGGGGTGGCGATCTGCCAGCTATGTAATAGACGCCATCCAAGCGAGTGTTGGAGATCTACTGACGCTTGTTTGAGGTGTAGATCAATTGAGTATCGAGTTAAGGATTGTCCACTGAGGGGTAATCACGTGCAAGCTCTGATTGTTGAGACTAT AGGTGTTGGGCcgactgaggtgaggcagcctgcACTTGTCTATGCGGCACATCGTCgtgaggatagagatgctccagACATCATCACGG GCTCTACGCATTCTTATGTTGTATGTCCTGTGTCTGAGACCTTGGGGATTTCGCATGAGAGTACTTCTAGCGAGATTTCTATGGTGAGTCCGTTGGGGCAAACCATTAGGGTTAGTAAGTTGTTCAGGGACGTTCTTTTGGAATTCCAAGGGACAAtatttttggctgatttgatgggACTTCTGTTTGGGGAGTTTGACCTAATTCTTGGTATAGACTGGTTGGTGAAGCATCGTGTAAGTCTGGATTATGCTGAAAAGATGGTGGTTCTGAGGACTGAGGAGGATAAAGAGGTATTCATGATTGGAGAACGACAGAGTAATTTGAGCAATGTGATATCTGCGTTGGTAGCAGAGAAGCTGGTGAGGAAAGGACGTGAGGCATACTTGGCCTGCATCAGTGTTTCTGATTCTGTGAACTCTTCGGTTAAGGACATCTGTACTGTGAAAAactttccagatgtttttcccgtGGAATTACCAGGATTACCTCTGAGCCGTGAGGTAGAATTTGGGATTGAGTTGATTCCTGGTACGACTccagtgtctatcgccccttatcgAATAGCACCGAAGGAGCTGGCAGAACTGAAGGCTCAAGTTCAAAAGCTGTTAGATCGTAAGTTTATTCATCCTAATGTGTCTCTATGGGGAGTACCGgttttgttcgtaaagaagaaggatg TGTTGATCGACAACATCTTGGTATACTCTAGGACGGAGGATGAGCACGATAGGCATTTGCGGGTGGTTTTACAGATTCTTCGGGAGGAACAGCAAAATGCGAAGTTTattaagt GTTATTACCGATGCTTCGTAGAAGGGTTCTTGTTGATTGCTACGTTATTGACTAAGTTGTTGCGCAAAGGAgttccttttgtttggactgTCGTACAGCAAGAGAGCTTCAAGAAGCTCAAAACAGTTTTGACTCAGGCTCCAGTTCTGATTCAGCCTGAACTTAGTAAGGACTTTGTGGTTTACAGTAATGcgtcacatgtgggtttgggttgcGTCTTGATGCAAAACGGTAAAGTAGTTGCCTATGCGTCTCGACAGCTGAAGACTCACGAGGCTAATTATCcaatgcatgatttggagttggctacAGTTTTCTTtacattaaagatttggaggcactatctgtacaGTGAGAGGTGTACCATCTACACTGATCaaaagagcctcaagtatctcctcactcagaaggagttaaatttTAGGCAACGACAATgggttgagttgcttaaggactacgaTTGCAGTATTGAGTATCACCctagaaaggctaatgtggtggctgacgcATTAAGCCGTAGGGCTGTGGCCGATTTGATAGTGTTGTTCGCCCGACTACGTCTTTATGCTGATGGGAGTCTCCTGGCTGAGTTGTGGGTTAGGCCGAT GATTGACAGTGATAGGGTGTTGCATTTCCGAGATAGGATCAGTGTACCTGATGATGAGAATTTGAGGATGTGGATTctgagggaggcgcatagtagcccttacgctatgcatcctgAGGGTAAGAAAATACATAGGGACCTTcgagagttgtactggtggccagggttgaaacgtGAGGTGACAGAATTTGTTGCTCGTTGtttgacttgccagcaggttaaggctgagcatcagttaccttcaggtttGCTACAGCCAGTGAAAATACCGAtgtggaaatgggagcga ATAGTGAGGTTGCATGGGGTTCTTGTTTCGATCATCTccgatagggatcctcgttttacatctcgattttggtaG